The proteins below are encoded in one region of Aeromonas jandaei:
- a CDS encoding PTS sugar transporter subunit IIA has translation MLTQLLTEDVIRIEPAARDWRHAIELATAPLLANGTIEPSYVAALFRSHEELGPYYVLGPGLAMPHARPEDGVNRLGLGLTVIKQGVNFDSEGNDPIQLLITLAASDSNSHVETIAQLAELFMNEEDVAAIIAADTKDDILRILARY, from the coding sequence ATGCTGACTCAACTGCTGACCGAGGATGTCATCCGCATCGAACCCGCAGCCCGCGACTGGCGCCACGCCATCGAGCTGGCCACGGCGCCCCTGCTGGCCAATGGCACCATCGAACCCTCTTACGTGGCGGCGCTGTTTCGCTCTCATGAGGAGCTCGGCCCCTACTACGTACTGGGCCCCGGTCTGGCGATGCCCCACGCTCGTCCCGAGGACGGCGTCAACCGGCTGGGTCTGGGGCTGACCGTCATCAAGCAGGGGGTCAACTTCGACTCCGAGGGCAACGACCCGATCCAGCTGCTGATCACCCTGGCCGCCAGCGACAGCAACTCCCACGTGGAGACCATCGCCCAGCTGGCCGAGCTGTTTATGAATGAAGAGGACGTGGCGGCCATCATTGCGGCCGACACCAAAGACGACATCCTGCGCATTCTGGCGCGCTACTGA
- a CDS encoding DUF2799 domain-containing protein: MRLTIILLAALLGGCASNNDPCEKVWSDVGEADGKLGFTAERVEFHQAQCGKKVDSELWEQGRQKGLAWYCRPEHLYLAGRSGGEYRGVCPNDMQARRLFEQGRQGWTDQ, encoded by the coding sequence ATGCGACTCACCATCATACTGCTGGCAGCCCTGCTGGGTGGCTGCGCCTCCAACAACGATCCCTGCGAGAAGGTGTGGAGTGATGTCGGGGAGGCTGATGGCAAGCTGGGGTTCACCGCCGAGCGGGTCGAGTTCCATCAGGCCCAGTGCGGCAAGAAGGTGGATAGCGAACTGTGGGAGCAGGGACGCCAGAAAGGGCTGGCCTGGTATTGTCGCCCTGAGCACCTCTATCTGGCCGGTCGCTCCGGTGGCGAGTATCGCGGCGTCTGCCCGAACGACATGCAGGCCCGCCGGCTGTTTGAACAGGGACGGCAGGGGTGGACGGATCAATAA
- a CDS encoding flagellar basal body-associated FliL family protein, whose product MKLFKFLLVLLLSCGALQVYASEGEEPPAEGEAAAAPKPGFYYHLLDPDIITNYLSDGKTLGYVRVTVELMAANEGDLKLLEQHDPLIRDAIIRLMGSKSTEQIKSLVSREELRKECEAKANELLVKETGKKAVRELIFTKFLYQ is encoded by the coding sequence ATGAAGCTATTCAAATTTCTGCTGGTGTTGTTGCTGAGCTGCGGTGCACTTCAGGTCTATGCCTCTGAAGGAGAGGAGCCGCCCGCAGAGGGAGAAGCGGCCGCCGCTCCCAAACCCGGCTTCTACTACCACCTGCTCGATCCGGACATCATCACCAACTACCTGAGCGATGGCAAAACCCTCGGCTACGTTCGGGTGACGGTAGAGTTGATGGCGGCCAACGAGGGCGACCTCAAGCTGCTGGAGCAGCATGATCCGCTGATCCGCGACGCCATTATCCGCCTGATGGGCAGCAAGAGCACCGAGCAGATCAAGTCACTGGTGAGCCGCGAAGAGCTGCGCAAGGAGTGCGAAGCCAAGGCAAACGAGCTGCTGGTGAAAGAGACCGGCAAGAAAGCGGTGCGCGAGCTCATCTTCACCAAATTCCTCTACCAGTAA
- a CDS encoding PTS ascorbate transporter subunit IIC — translation MEFFNFLMFDVLSEPAVLVGLIALIGLIAQKKPVTECIKGTVKTIMGFVILGAGATLVINSLGDFAVIFQHAFGIKGVVPNNEAIVSIAQTSFGKEMAMIMFFAMLVNILIARLTPWKFIFLTGHHTLFMSMMVAVILSAGGMSGVPLIAVGSLVVGVAMVFFPAIAHPFMKQITGSDDVALGHFSTCSYVLSALIGAKFGNKAHSCEDVQVPKSLLFLRDTPVAISFTMGIIFLVTSAFAGPEFVSSVAKGKHWFMFSLMQSITFAAGVYVILQGVRMVIAEIVPAFKGISDKLVPNAKPALDCPIVFPYAPNAVLIGFLSSFAAGLVGMALLYAMGLTVIIPGVVPHFFVGAAAGVFGNATGGRRGAILGAFANGLLLLTILPVFLLPVLGDLGFANTTFSDSDFGVVGILLGLIVR, via the coding sequence ATGGAATTTTTCAACTTTCTGATGTTTGACGTGCTGTCCGAGCCCGCCGTGCTGGTCGGCCTGATCGCACTTATCGGCCTGATTGCCCAGAAGAAACCGGTGACCGAGTGCATCAAGGGCACGGTCAAGACCATAATGGGTTTCGTCATTCTGGGGGCCGGTGCCACTCTGGTGATCAACTCGCTGGGTGACTTTGCCGTCATCTTCCAGCACGCCTTCGGTATCAAGGGGGTCGTCCCCAACAACGAGGCCATCGTCTCCATCGCCCAGACCTCGTTTGGCAAGGAGATGGCGATGATCATGTTCTTCGCCATGCTGGTGAACATCCTGATCGCCCGCCTCACCCCGTGGAAATTCATCTTCCTGACCGGTCACCACACCCTGTTCATGTCGATGATGGTGGCGGTGATCCTCTCTGCCGGCGGCATGAGCGGCGTGCCGCTGATCGCGGTGGGCAGTCTGGTGGTCGGCGTCGCCATGGTCTTCTTCCCGGCCATCGCCCACCCCTTCATGAAGCAGATCACCGGCTCAGATGACGTGGCACTGGGCCACTTTTCCACCTGCTCCTACGTGCTCTCCGCCCTGATCGGCGCCAAGTTCGGCAACAAGGCCCACAGCTGCGAAGATGTGCAGGTACCGAAGAGCCTGCTGTTCCTGCGCGATACCCCGGTGGCCATCTCCTTCACCATGGGCATCATCTTCCTGGTGACCTCCGCCTTCGCCGGCCCCGAGTTTGTCTCCAGCGTCGCCAAGGGCAAGCACTGGTTCATGTTCTCCCTGATGCAGTCCATCACCTTCGCCGCCGGTGTCTACGTCATCCTGCAGGGTGTGCGGATGGTCATCGCCGAGATCGTACCGGCCTTCAAGGGGATCTCCGACAAGCTGGTACCGAACGCCAAGCCGGCACTCGACTGCCCGATCGTCTTCCCCTACGCCCCCAACGCCGTGCTGATCGGCTTCCTGTCGAGCTTTGCCGCCGGCCTGGTGGGAATGGCGCTGCTCTACGCCATGGGCCTGACCGTCATCATCCCGGGCGTAGTACCACACTTCTTCGTCGGCGCTGCTGCCGGGGTGTTCGGCAACGCCACCGGTGGTCGTCGCGGCGCCATTCTGGGTGCCTTCGCCAACGGCCTGCTGCTGCTCACCATTCTGCCGGTGTTCTTGCTGCCGGTGCTGGGCGACCTCGGCTTTGCCAACACCACCTTCAGCGACTCCGACTTCGGTGTGGTCGGCATCCTGCTGGGGCTGATCGTTCGCTAA
- a CDS encoding chorismate--pyruvate lyase family protein: MKSELTVPLTLSGSWLAPESCELPASLRPWLLEPGSMTRRLRQHNSHFSVEWLGNHQVSLTADEQWLVDAPTPAGICREVILHGDRGPAVLGWTLFADVALEGSGLADLGEQPLGERIFGHEPARRDHLQVARFEIATNPRCPAAVVWGRRSRLFLGPWPLLVHELFLPSLVCNKELE, translated from the coding sequence GTGAAGTCCGAGTTGACTGTTCCCCTCACGCTCTCGGGTAGCTGGCTGGCTCCGGAAAGTTGTGAATTGCCAGCCTCGCTGCGCCCCTGGTTGCTGGAGCCGGGCTCCATGACCCGGCGGTTGCGCCAGCACAACAGCCACTTCTCGGTCGAGTGGCTTGGCAATCATCAGGTCTCTCTCACTGCCGATGAGCAGTGGCTGGTGGATGCGCCCACCCCGGCCGGGATCTGCCGCGAGGTGATCCTGCACGGCGATCGGGGGCCGGCGGTTCTGGGCTGGACCCTGTTTGCCGATGTGGCGCTGGAGGGAAGCGGGCTGGCCGATCTTGGCGAGCAGCCGCTCGGGGAGCGGATATTCGGCCACGAGCCGGCGCGGCGCGATCATCTGCAAGTGGCGCGCTTCGAGATCGCCACCAACCCCCGCTGTCCGGCTGCCGTGGTCTGGGGGCGTCGCTCCCGTCTGTTTCTGGGGCCGTGGCCACTGCTGGTTCACGAGCTGTTTCTGCCTTCTCTCGTTTGTAACAAGGAGCTGGAGTGA
- the waaA gene encoding lipid IV(A) 3-deoxy-D-manno-octulosonic acid transferase yields the protein MPYRLLYNLLIHLGLPLALLALYKPKKGKPGFGKRWAEHLGRLPATGQEAPLWIHAVSVGETLAITPLIRALKAERPDLPILLTTTTRTGADQAARLGDLVIHRYAPLDYPWAIAAFLDTFKPRALWVMETELWPNWLAACEARHLPVTIINARLSERSCQRYARFHGAFDALSRPLTHLLCQHQDDADRFARLGIDRSRLAVTGSIKFDIQFGDEVQTKGRALRQQLGAERPVWIAASTHLGEDEQVLAAFDLLLKRHPDALLILVPRHPERFDRVAELCAPYGCVRRTDGAAVSAEDKVYLGDTMGELPLMLAAADVAFVGGSLVKIGGHNLLEPAALGKPCLTGPAYFNFSDITRQLVAQGGAAIVADAAELGERVSQLFADGNARREMGEQARAVVLRNQGALARTLSHCLTALEND from the coding sequence ATGCCCTACCGTCTGCTCTACAACCTGCTGATCCATCTCGGATTGCCGCTGGCGTTGCTGGCCCTCTACAAGCCGAAGAAAGGCAAGCCCGGCTTTGGCAAGCGCTGGGCCGAGCATCTCGGGCGGCTGCCCGCCACCGGACAGGAGGCGCCGCTCTGGATCCATGCGGTGAGCGTGGGGGAGACGCTGGCCATCACGCCGCTCATTCGCGCCCTCAAGGCGGAGCGGCCCGATCTGCCGATCCTGCTCACCACCACCACCCGCACCGGCGCCGATCAGGCTGCCAGGCTGGGGGATCTGGTGATCCATCGCTACGCGCCGCTCGACTACCCCTGGGCCATTGCCGCCTTTCTTGACACCTTCAAGCCGCGCGCGCTCTGGGTGATGGAGACCGAGCTGTGGCCGAACTGGCTGGCCGCCTGCGAGGCGCGCCACCTGCCGGTGACCATCATCAATGCCCGCCTCTCCGAGCGTTCCTGCCAGCGTTATGCCCGCTTCCACGGCGCCTTCGATGCCCTGAGCCGGCCGCTGACCCATCTGCTCTGCCAGCATCAGGATGACGCCGACCGCTTCGCCCGCCTCGGCATCGATCGTTCGCGGCTGGCGGTGACCGGCTCCATCAAGTTCGACATCCAGTTTGGTGACGAGGTGCAGACCAAGGGGCGCGCTCTGCGCCAGCAGCTGGGCGCCGAGCGGCCTGTCTGGATCGCCGCCAGCACCCATCTGGGTGAGGACGAGCAGGTGCTGGCCGCCTTCGATCTGCTGCTCAAACGCCATCCCGACGCGCTGCTCATTCTGGTGCCGCGCCACCCCGAGCGGTTCGATCGGGTGGCCGAGCTGTGCGCCCCTTATGGCTGCGTGCGGCGCACTGATGGTGCTGCGGTGAGTGCGGAGGATAAGGTCTATCTCGGCGATACCATGGGCGAGCTGCCGCTGATGCTGGCGGCGGCCGATGTGGCCTTCGTCGGCGGCAGTCTGGTGAAGATCGGCGGTCACAACCTGCTGGAGCCGGCAGCGCTCGGCAAGCCCTGCCTGACCGGCCCCGCCTATTTCAACTTCAGCGATATCACCCGCCAGCTGGTGGCTCAGGGTGGCGCCGCCATCGTGGCCGATGCCGCCGAGCTGGGCGAGCGGGTGAGCCAGCTGTTTGCCGACGGCAACGCCCGCCGCGAGATGGGGGAGCAGGCCCGCGCCGTGGTGCTGCGCAATCAGGGTGCGCTGGCGCGTACTCTCTCGCACTGCCTCACCGCGCTGGAGAACGACTGA
- a CDS encoding LacI family DNA-binding transcriptional regulator produces MSEAKKRRSTGRVTLNDVAQLAGVGAMTVSRALRTPELVSDKMRERIEAAVEELGYIPNRAAGALASGISQTIVVIVPSLADAGCGEMIAGLQQALLDEGYQIMLGDAQHLKQQEESLLTSFLQHNPAAVVLFGGDPGETIRARLKAARLPVVEVGAMARSPIDMNVGVSNFDAGYELTRHLIERGYRNIGFLCARQEQWMLQQRMQGWHKALLDNYLSPDAIINTSERPNFSTGATMLGEFLLRWPELDALICVNDELAAGVLFECQRRHLNVPGKLAIAGFDDLDVARACYPTLTSVRIPYRKMGQEAAGLILRQLAGELVTGTALALDFQLQKRQSS; encoded by the coding sequence ATGTCAGAAGCGAAAAAGCGCCGTAGCACGGGTCGGGTGACCCTCAACGATGTGGCCCAGCTGGCCGGAGTGGGGGCCATGACGGTCTCCCGTGCCCTGCGCACCCCCGAACTGGTCTCCGACAAGATGCGCGAGCGTATCGAAGCCGCGGTGGAAGAGCTCGGCTATATCCCCAATCGTGCCGCCGGTGCGCTGGCGTCGGGTATCTCCCAGACCATAGTGGTCATAGTGCCCAGTCTGGCGGATGCCGGTTGTGGCGAGATGATTGCGGGCCTGCAACAGGCCCTGCTCGACGAGGGTTATCAGATCATGCTGGGGGATGCCCAGCATCTGAAACAGCAGGAAGAGAGCTTGCTGACCAGCTTCTTGCAGCACAATCCGGCGGCGGTGGTGCTGTTTGGTGGCGATCCCGGCGAGACGATCCGTGCCCGCCTGAAAGCTGCCCGTTTGCCGGTGGTGGAGGTGGGTGCCATGGCCCGCAGCCCCATCGACATGAATGTGGGAGTCTCCAACTTCGATGCTGGTTATGAGTTGACCCGCCACCTGATCGAACGTGGCTATCGCAATATCGGTTTTCTCTGTGCCCGTCAGGAGCAGTGGATGCTGCAACAGCGGATGCAGGGCTGGCACAAGGCGCTGCTCGACAACTACCTCTCTCCTGATGCCATCATCAATACCTCGGAGCGCCCCAACTTCAGCACGGGGGCGACCATGCTGGGTGAATTCCTGCTGCGCTGGCCCGAGCTGGACGCACTTATCTGTGTCAACGACGAGCTGGCTGCCGGCGTGCTGTTCGAGTGCCAGCGTCGTCATTTGAATGTGCCGGGCAAACTCGCCATCGCCGGATTTGATGATCTGGATGTGGCGCGCGCCTGTTATCCGACCCTGACCTCGGTTCGGATCCCCTATCGCAAAATGGGGCAGGAGGCCGCCGGGCTGATCCTGCGCCAACTGGCCGGAGAGCTGGTAACCGGTACGGCACTGGCTCTCGATTTTCAGCTGCAAAAGCGCCAAAGCAGCTAA
- a CDS encoding PTS sugar transporter subunit IIB, translating to MKILVVCGHGLGTSLMMEMSIKSILKELAVTAEVDHRDLASAGSETAEIFVATRDIAEQLQAMGVNGRLVALDNMVDKAAMKEKLATALRELGAL from the coding sequence ATGAAAATTCTGGTTGTATGCGGTCACGGTCTGGGCACCAGCCTGATGATGGAGATGAGCATCAAGAGCATCCTGAAAGAGCTGGCAGTCACCGCCGAGGTGGATCACCGCGATCTGGCCTCTGCCGGCAGCGAAACCGCCGAGATCTTTGTCGCCACCCGCGACATCGCCGAGCAGCTGCAAGCCATGGGCGTCAACGGCCGTCTGGTAGCCCTCGACAACATGGTCGACAAGGCCGCGATGAAAGAGAAGCTCGCCACCGCCCTGCGCGAACTGGGTGCCCTCTAA
- a CDS encoding MDR family oxidoreductase: MFKALLLENQDGKTIPTLTRLTESQLPEGEVRVAVSYSSINYKDGLAITGKGKIVRQWPLVPGIDFAGTVLESADSRYQPGDKVVLTGWGVGEGHWGGMAEQARVKGDWLVPLPAGLDERQAMCIGTAGLTAMLCVLALEEAGITPASGEVLVTGAAGGVGSASVALLAALGYRVAALTGRPEEQGAMLTALGASRIVPRSELLEPAKPLEKQLWAGAIDTVGSQVLAKLLAQMNYGGAVAACGLAGGFDLPTSVMPFILRNVRLQGVDSVMCPLARRQLAWQRLARDLPASFFAQAVTEIGLEQVVEAAEAITLGQIAGRTLVKL; encoded by the coding sequence ATGTTCAAGGCTCTGTTACTGGAAAACCAAGACGGCAAGACCATTCCGACCCTGACCCGACTGACCGAGAGCCAGTTGCCGGAGGGAGAGGTGCGGGTAGCGGTAAGCTACAGCTCCATCAACTACAAGGACGGGCTGGCCATCACCGGCAAGGGCAAGATTGTGCGTCAGTGGCCGCTGGTGCCCGGCATCGACTTCGCCGGTACCGTGCTCGAATCCGCCGACAGCCGCTATCAGCCGGGAGACAAGGTGGTGCTGACCGGTTGGGGCGTGGGCGAAGGGCACTGGGGCGGCATGGCCGAACAGGCGCGGGTCAAGGGCGACTGGCTGGTGCCGCTGCCCGCCGGGCTCGATGAGCGGCAGGCCATGTGCATCGGCACCGCCGGCCTTACCGCCATGCTCTGCGTGCTGGCGCTGGAAGAGGCGGGCATTACCCCGGCAAGCGGTGAGGTGCTGGTCACCGGTGCGGCAGGTGGCGTGGGCTCCGCCTCGGTCGCCCTGCTGGCGGCTCTTGGCTATCGGGTGGCGGCGCTGACCGGTCGTCCCGAAGAGCAGGGTGCCATGTTGACTGCGCTCGGTGCCAGCCGCATCGTGCCGCGCAGCGAGCTGCTGGAGCCTGCCAAACCGCTGGAGAAACAGTTGTGGGCCGGTGCCATCGATACTGTCGGCAGTCAGGTACTGGCCAAACTGCTGGCACAGATGAACTACGGCGGCGCCGTGGCAGCCTGCGGGCTGGCGGGGGGCTTCGATCTGCCGACCAGTGTGATGCCCTTTATCCTGCGCAATGTGCGGCTGCAGGGGGTCGATTCGGTGATGTGCCCGCTGGCACGTCGTCAACTGGCGTGGCAGCGACTGGCACGGGATCTGCCAGCCAGCTTCTTTGCTCAGGCGGTCACCGAGATCGGGCTGGAGCAGGTGGTCGAGGCTGCCGAGGCCATCACGCTGGGTCAAATCGCGGGGCGCACCCTGGTCAAACTTTGA
- the waaF gene encoding lipopolysaccharide heptosyltransferase II produces MKILVIGPSWVGDMVMSQSLYKAIKANHPECELHVMAPAWCCALLERMPEVDKAITMPLGHGDFKLVARRRLGKQLAAEKYDQAIVQPNSMKSALIPWFARIPVRTGWKGEHRFGLLNDMRSNKSAFPLMVEGYLALAYPKEQMKSRADIPTIPHPSLHVDLVNQSKALERLGLDRARPVLVLCPGAEFGPAKRWPEGHYAVVAQQHLDEGWQVWIFGSNKDVPVANTIRDRVNLLTRPNCHVLAGKTSLHEAIDLMALASRVISNDSGLMHIAAALNRPLVGVYGSTSPLYTPPLADRVEIVHTDIECRPCFKRTCKFGHLKCLIDLAPEQVVDACKKLEQSQ; encoded by the coding sequence ATGAAAATATTGGTGATCGGCCCCTCCTGGGTCGGCGACATGGTGATGTCCCAGAGTCTCTACAAGGCGATCAAGGCCAACCATCCCGAGTGCGAGCTGCACGTGATGGCCCCCGCCTGGTGCTGCGCCCTGCTGGAGCGGATGCCGGAGGTGGACAAGGCGATCACCATGCCCCTCGGCCACGGTGACTTCAAGCTGGTGGCGCGCCGCCGCCTCGGCAAGCAGCTGGCGGCCGAGAAGTACGATCAGGCCATCGTCCAGCCCAACTCCATGAAGTCGGCGCTGATCCCCTGGTTTGCCCGTATTCCGGTGCGTACCGGCTGGAAGGGGGAGCACCGCTTCGGCCTGCTCAACGATATGCGCAGCAACAAGTCCGCCTTTCCGCTGATGGTGGAGGGCTATCTGGCGCTCGCTTATCCCAAGGAGCAGATGAAGAGCCGGGCCGATATTCCGACCATTCCCCACCCCTCTCTGCACGTCGATCTGGTCAACCAGAGCAAGGCGCTGGAGCGACTGGGGCTGGATCGCGCCCGCCCAGTGCTGGTGCTCTGCCCCGGTGCCGAGTTTGGCCCGGCCAAGCGCTGGCCGGAGGGGCACTACGCCGTGGTGGCCCAGCAGCATCTGGACGAAGGGTGGCAGGTGTGGATCTTCGGCTCCAACAAGGATGTGCCGGTGGCCAACACCATCCGGGATCGGGTCAACCTGCTGACCCGCCCCAACTGCCACGTGCTGGCGGGCAAGACCAGCCTGCACGAGGCGATCGATCTGATGGCGCTGGCCAGCCGGGTCATCTCCAACGACTCCGGCCTGATGCACATCGCCGCCGCCCTCAACCGGCCGCTGGTGGGCGTCTATGGCTCCACTTCGCCGCTCTACACCCCGCCGCTGGCGGATCGGGTCGAGATCGTCCACACCGACATCGAGTGCCGCCCCTGCTTCAAGCGCACCTGCAAGTTCGGCCATCTCAAGTGCCTGATCGACCTGGCGCCGGAGCAGGTGGTCGATGCCTGCAAGAAGCTGGAGCAGAGTCAGTAA
- the ubiA gene encoding 4-hydroxybenzoate octaprenyltransferase yields MNLLTKERGLAYMQLARIDKPIGTLLLLWPTLWALWLAAGGVPNLWNLIVFAVGVFLMRSAGCVINDYADRDFDGHVKRTSGRPLPTGRVDPREALALFFVLALISFALVLTMNPLTISLSFIALLLAVCYPFMKRLISNPQFVLGLAFSWSIPMAYAAQANALPLVAWLLFLANLLWTIAYDTQYAMVDRDDDLKLGLKSSAILFGRNDKRIIGALQLGTLLIMLVVGQLMALGGWYYWGLLGAGVLFVYQQRLIREREREACFKAFLNNNYVGALIFIGVVLDYLLA; encoded by the coding sequence GTGAATCTGTTGACCAAGGAGCGAGGGCTGGCCTATATGCAGTTGGCTCGCATCGACAAACCCATCGGTACCCTGCTGCTGCTGTGGCCCACCCTCTGGGCACTGTGGCTGGCGGCAGGTGGTGTCCCCAACCTCTGGAATCTCATCGTCTTTGCCGTGGGCGTTTTTCTGATGCGCTCGGCTGGTTGCGTCATCAACGACTATGCGGATCGCGACTTCGATGGCCATGTCAAACGCACCTCCGGGCGCCCGCTGCCGACCGGCAGGGTCGATCCGCGCGAGGCGCTGGCGCTCTTCTTCGTGTTGGCGCTCATTTCTTTTGCCTTGGTGCTGACCATGAACCCGCTCACCATCAGCCTGTCGTTTATCGCTCTGTTGCTGGCGGTCTGCTACCCCTTCATGAAGCGGCTCATCTCCAACCCGCAGTTTGTGCTCGGGCTGGCCTTCTCCTGGTCGATCCCCATGGCTTATGCGGCGCAGGCCAATGCTCTGCCCCTCGTTGCCTGGCTGCTCTTCCTGGCCAACCTGCTCTGGACCATCGCCTATGACACCCAGTACGCCATGGTGGATCGGGACGATGACCTCAAGCTCGGCCTCAAATCGAGCGCCATCCTGTTTGGCCGCAACGACAAGCGGATCATCGGGGCGCTGCAACTGGGCACCCTGCTGATCATGTTGGTGGTTGGTCAGCTGATGGCGCTGGGGGGCTGGTATTACTGGGGATTGCTGGGGGCTGGGGTGCTCTTCGTCTACCAGCAGCGGTTGATCCGCGAGCGCGAGCGTGAAGCCTGCTTCAAGGCGTTTCTCAACAACAACTATGTGGGGGCGCTGATCTTCATCGGCGTGGTGCTCGATTACCTGCTGGCGTGA